A region from the Kribbella shirazensis genome encodes:
- a CDS encoding RNA polymerase sigma factor: MEQLLRELAPQVLGFLARRHGQFDLCEDAVQEALLAAATQWPADGVPANPRGWLITVATRRLTDAFRSENARRRREDSVAAMAGPEELVAPGADVDEAPDTDDTLTLLFLCCHPAVTPASQVALTLRAVGGLTTAEIARAFMVPEATMAPRISRAKKSIKAAGSRFAMPPESERADRLRVVLQVLYLIFNEGYTASSGEQLQRVELTAEAIRLARMLRAALPDDGEVSGLLALMLLTDSRRAARTTPDGGLVPIDEQDRSLWDREQITEGADLILHTLQQGAVGPYQLQAAIAAVHAEAPSADETDWRQIHSLYLLLEKIAPNPMVTLNRAIALAQVEGPQAGLDLLVTIENDKNITETHRLDAVRAHLYERAGEATRAHEHYLAAARRTTSLPEQRYLQAKADAITG, encoded by the coding sequence GTGGAGCAACTGTTGAGGGAGCTCGCGCCGCAGGTGCTGGGGTTTCTGGCGCGGCGGCATGGGCAGTTCGACCTGTGCGAGGACGCCGTCCAGGAGGCGTTGCTGGCGGCTGCGACGCAGTGGCCGGCGGACGGCGTACCGGCGAACCCGCGAGGCTGGCTGATCACCGTCGCGACGCGCCGCCTGACCGACGCCTTCCGCAGCGAGAACGCGCGGCGGCGGCGCGAGGACAGCGTCGCGGCGATGGCCGGTCCGGAGGAGCTGGTTGCCCCGGGCGCCGATGTGGACGAGGCGCCGGACACCGATGACACGTTGACATTGCTGTTCCTGTGCTGCCATCCGGCGGTGACACCCGCCTCCCAGGTCGCGCTGACGCTGCGGGCGGTCGGCGGCCTGACGACGGCGGAGATCGCCCGGGCGTTCATGGTGCCGGAGGCAACGATGGCGCCGCGGATCAGCCGCGCGAAGAAGAGCATCAAGGCGGCCGGCAGCCGGTTCGCGATGCCACCCGAGTCGGAGCGGGCGGACAGGCTGCGCGTCGTACTGCAGGTGCTGTACCTGATCTTCAACGAGGGCTACACGGCCAGCTCGGGCGAGCAGTTGCAGCGCGTCGAGCTGACGGCGGAGGCGATCCGGCTGGCTCGGATGTTGCGCGCGGCGCTGCCGGACGACGGTGAGGTCTCGGGGCTGCTGGCGTTGATGCTGCTGACCGACTCGCGCCGGGCCGCGCGGACGACGCCCGACGGCGGACTGGTGCCGATCGACGAGCAGGACCGGTCGCTGTGGGACCGCGAGCAGATCACCGAGGGCGCCGACCTGATCCTGCACACGCTGCAGCAGGGCGCGGTCGGGCCGTACCAGCTGCAGGCCGCGATCGCCGCGGTCCACGCCGAGGCGCCGAGCGCGGACGAGACCGACTGGCGGCAGATCCACTCGCTGTACCTTCTGCTGGAGAAGATCGCGCCGAACCCGATGGTCACGCTCAACCGCGCGATCGCCCTCGCCCAGGTGGAGGGTCCGCAGGCGGGCCTCGATCTCCTGGTGACGATCGAGAACGACAAGAACATCACCGAGACCCACCGTCTGGACGCCGTCCGCGCGCACCTGTACGAGCGCGCCGGCGAGGCGACCAGGGCCCATGAGCACTACCTGGCCGCGGCCCGCCGTACGACGAGTCTCCCGGAGCAGCGGTACTTGCAGGCCAAGGCCGACGCGATCACGGGATGA
- a CDS encoding class I SAM-dependent methyltransferase, translated as MDRTNALVDRLFRNAGAALELYAVYLGERLGLYKALAEHGPATSVELAERTGTAERYIREWLEHHAASELLDVDDTTAAPTERRYTLPPEYVPVLAEPDHADYHGYKGVELARAARMLPDLVEAYRTGDAPSPLAWGPEGRADPNRASYLNLLGKEWLPAIPEIDQRLRADPPARVADFACGTGWSSIAMARAYPRITVQGVDLDEAAIAAGTREAAAAGLADRVSFSVADAATQRGQFDLVTILEALHDMPRPVEALRTARQMLAPGGTVLIADELVEEEFTAPASEVERYHYGWSLMSCLPSAMGDPESAATGAVMRPATLRRYATEAGFRETQVLPFHTTYWRFYRLIP; from the coding sequence ATGGACCGGACCAACGCGCTCGTAGACAGGCTCTTCCGGAACGCCGGTGCGGCACTCGAGCTGTACGCCGTCTACCTCGGCGAGCGACTCGGTCTGTACAAGGCGCTCGCCGAGCACGGCCCCGCCACGTCCGTCGAGCTGGCCGAACGGACCGGTACGGCGGAGCGCTACATCCGCGAGTGGCTCGAACACCACGCGGCCAGCGAACTCCTCGACGTCGACGACACGACGGCCGCCCCCACCGAACGGCGCTACACGCTGCCACCCGAGTACGTCCCGGTCCTCGCCGAACCGGACCACGCCGACTACCACGGCTACAAGGGCGTCGAGCTCGCCCGAGCCGCGCGCATGCTGCCCGATCTGGTCGAGGCGTACCGCACCGGCGACGCACCATCACCGCTGGCCTGGGGGCCGGAAGGACGCGCGGATCCCAACCGGGCGAGCTATCTGAACCTCCTGGGCAAGGAGTGGCTGCCGGCCATCCCTGAGATCGACCAGCGACTGCGCGCAGATCCACCGGCGCGGGTCGCCGACTTCGCCTGCGGCACCGGCTGGTCGTCGATCGCGATGGCGCGCGCGTACCCGCGGATCACCGTGCAGGGCGTCGACCTCGACGAAGCCGCGATCGCGGCCGGCACACGTGAGGCCGCGGCGGCCGGGCTCGCCGACCGGGTCAGCTTCTCGGTCGCGGACGCGGCCACCCAGCGCGGGCAGTTCGACCTGGTGACGATCCTCGAGGCGCTGCACGACATGCCGCGGCCGGTCGAGGCGCTGCGCACCGCGCGGCAGATGCTCGCGCCTGGCGGCACGGTCCTGATCGCGGACGAGCTCGTCGAGGAGGAGTTCACCGCACCCGCGTCGGAGGTCGAGCGATATCACTACGGGTGGAGTCTGATGTCCTGCCTGCCGAGCGCGATGGGCGATCCGGAGTCGGCCGCGACCGGCGCGGTGATGCGGCCGGCCACGCTCCGCCGGTACGCCACCGAAGCCGGTTTCCGCGAGACGCAGGTCCTCCCGTTCCACACGACGTACTGGCGGTTCTACCGACTCATCCCGTGA
- a CDS encoding SUMF1/EgtB/PvdO family nonheme iron enzyme, with the protein MNPLEPRPIDRPATVDVGLGTDLSFLDDAKILGAPEDPADLPRWRAKLAEWRFGAFERTRYDGSHYDEPGREWTQTAYSVALVWLWDDLLYDVETGRFTPEKFVEHGIAEFGGYDAIVLWHAYPVIGIDDRNQFDFYRDVPGLRELIDDLHRLGLKVFFDYNPWDVGTRRAARSDADEFAALVTDYAVDGVFLDTLKEGDPAFTKAIRKANPAIALEGESRLPMARIGDHALSWAQWFADTHAPGVLRAHLFERRHMMHHTRRWNRDHSDELQSAWVNGVGMLVWESVFSAWVGWNARDRATLRRMVAAQRAFAPVLIDGDWIQLTPEIPEKARDHGVYGSRFDLADITFWTLINRDEEDFEGIVLRSEDQVGDWYDVTSGVPITADDEGVHLVVPGRGVAGIVRVGATAGASCRATARRLGTMPRAHVGESAFPMRPAERIAPQPVSGDANIGPAVDVPAGERTLTVRHRRRETGLYDTAPYVEEWKPLPPRLHDIQTVTREVSLPGVRVAVAEVTNAQYAEFLAATGYRPLIANRFLQHWVDGAPAPGTEDQPVTYVDLPDARAYAAWRGGRLPTEDEWQVAAVLEGFDRREPLVWNLTESEHRDGRSRFCILKGGSHYVAEGSDWYADGGPQDPDVSFKLVLTGGGLDRSENIGFRCAG; encoded by the coding sequence GTGAACCCGCTCGAACCGCGGCCGATCGACCGTCCGGCGACGGTCGATGTCGGGCTCGGGACCGATCTGTCCTTCCTGGACGACGCCAAGATCCTCGGCGCGCCGGAGGACCCGGCCGACCTGCCGCGGTGGCGCGCGAAGCTGGCCGAGTGGCGGTTCGGCGCCTTCGAACGGACCCGGTACGACGGTTCGCACTACGACGAGCCCGGCCGCGAGTGGACCCAGACGGCGTACTCGGTGGCCTTGGTCTGGCTCTGGGACGACCTGCTCTACGACGTCGAGACCGGGCGGTTCACGCCGGAGAAGTTCGTCGAGCACGGGATCGCCGAGTTCGGCGGGTACGACGCGATCGTGCTCTGGCACGCGTATCCGGTGATCGGGATCGACGACCGGAACCAGTTCGACTTCTACCGTGACGTCCCCGGCCTGCGGGAGCTGATCGACGACCTGCACCGGCTCGGGCTGAAGGTGTTCTTCGACTACAACCCGTGGGACGTCGGCACCCGGCGGGCGGCCCGCTCGGACGCCGACGAGTTCGCCGCGCTCGTCACCGACTATGCCGTCGACGGTGTCTTCCTGGACACGTTGAAGGAAGGCGATCCGGCGTTCACCAAGGCGATCCGGAAGGCGAACCCGGCGATCGCGCTGGAAGGCGAGTCGCGGTTGCCGATGGCAAGGATCGGCGATCACGCGCTGTCCTGGGCGCAGTGGTTCGCCGACACCCACGCGCCCGGCGTCCTGCGCGCGCACCTGTTCGAGCGCCGACACATGATGCACCACACCCGCCGCTGGAACCGTGACCACAGCGACGAGCTGCAGTCCGCCTGGGTGAACGGCGTCGGCATGCTGGTCTGGGAGTCGGTGTTCTCGGCCTGGGTCGGCTGGAACGCCCGCGACCGCGCGACGCTGCGCCGGATGGTCGCCGCGCAGCGTGCGTTCGCGCCGGTGCTGATCGACGGCGACTGGATCCAGCTGACGCCGGAGATCCCGGAGAAGGCCCGCGACCACGGCGTCTACGGGTCGCGGTTCGACCTGGCGGACATCACGTTCTGGACGCTGATCAACCGCGACGAGGAGGACTTCGAGGGCATCGTGCTGCGCTCGGAGGACCAGGTCGGCGACTGGTACGACGTGACGTCGGGCGTCCCGATCACCGCGGACGACGAGGGTGTGCACCTCGTCGTACCGGGGCGTGGTGTGGCCGGCATCGTCCGGGTCGGCGCGACCGCCGGCGCTTCGTGCCGCGCGACCGCGCGCCGGCTGGGAACGATGCCGCGGGCCCACGTCGGCGAGTCCGCGTTCCCGATGCGTCCGGCGGAGCGGATCGCGCCGCAGCCGGTGTCCGGCGACGCGAACATCGGCCCGGCGGTCGACGTACCGGCGGGGGAGCGGACGCTGACCGTCCGGCACCGGCGGCGCGAGACCGGACTGTACGACACCGCGCCGTACGTCGAGGAGTGGAAGCCGTTGCCGCCCCGGCTGCACGACATCCAGACCGTCACACGCGAGGTGTCGCTGCCGGGCGTCCGGGTCGCGGTCGCCGAGGTCACGAACGCGCAGTACGCCGAGTTCCTGGCCGCGACGGGCTACCGGCCGCTGATCGCGAACCGGTTCCTCCAGCACTGGGTCGACGGCGCTCCGGCGCCCGGGACCGAGGACCAGCCGGTGACGTACGTCGACCTGCCCGACGCCCGCGCGTACGCCGCGTGGCGCGGAGGCCGGCTGCCCACCGAGGACGAGTGGCAGGTCGCGGCAGTGCTCGAGGGATTCGACCGGCGCGAGCCGCTGGTGTGGAATCTCACCGAGAGCGAGCACCGCGACGGCCGCAGCCGGTTCTGCATCCTCAAGGGCGGCTCGCACTACGTCGCCGAGGGCTCGGACTGGTACGCCGACGGCGGGCCGCAGGACCCGGACGTCAGCTTCAAACTGGTGCTCACCGGCGGCGGCCTCGACCGCTCGGAGAACATCGGCTTCAGGTGTGCGGGATGA
- a CDS encoding phytoene desaturase family protein: MLPRSVDAIVIGSGPNGLVSAITLADAGWDVLVLEAADRFGGAVRSTEDGGWISDRFSSNYPLGVASPVIRALELEKFGLRWAHAPLPLVHLLDENGAAAAVHPDPEDTAKSLGAEHPGDGDAWLRLYQQYVSIREPLLNALLTTWPPVVPGVKLARRLGSAGELLRFARFMAMPMHRMGQELFAGRHGPAILAGNAMHADAPLSGAVSGTMGWLLAMLAQDVGYPVAAGGSSMFSGALVRRAERAGALLVANMPVSGVDVSGGRATAVRTASGETVAVQRAVIADTSAPVLYGDLLPEALIPGGLRRDLDERFEWDYPTVKLNFRLSGPIPWLSAEARSASVVHLGGTADELVHLSADLDTGRVPSQPFLLIGQTTKSDPSRSPEGTEAVWAYAHLPRGVADDASAEKLAGRMERAIERFAPGFGDLVIDRDLQRPSALESGNAALGLGAVGGGTMQLQQQLIFRPTIGLGSARTFVDGLYLGSSAIHPGGGVHGACGHLAARTALRDASLLGPLTRKLPAATLRHLQR; encoded by the coding sequence ATGCTGCCGCGCAGTGTTGACGCCATCGTGATCGGATCGGGGCCGAACGGGCTGGTGAGCGCGATCACGCTCGCCGACGCGGGCTGGGACGTGCTGGTGCTGGAGGCCGCCGACCGGTTCGGCGGTGCCGTCCGGTCGACCGAGGACGGCGGCTGGATCAGTGATCGTTTCAGTTCGAACTATCCGCTCGGGGTCGCGTCGCCGGTGATCCGCGCCCTCGAGCTGGAGAAGTTCGGGCTGCGGTGGGCGCACGCGCCGTTGCCGCTGGTGCACCTGCTCGACGAGAACGGCGCCGCCGCCGCGGTCCATCCGGACCCCGAGGACACCGCGAAGTCGCTCGGCGCCGAGCATCCGGGCGACGGTGACGCGTGGTTGCGGCTGTACCAGCAGTACGTGTCGATCCGCGAGCCGCTGCTGAACGCGCTGCTCACCACCTGGCCGCCGGTCGTGCCGGGGGTGAAGCTGGCCCGCAGGCTCGGATCGGCGGGTGAGCTGCTGCGGTTCGCGCGGTTCATGGCGATGCCGATGCACCGGATGGGCCAGGAGCTGTTCGCCGGGCGGCACGGTCCGGCGATCCTGGCGGGGAACGCGATGCACGCGGACGCGCCGCTGTCGGGCGCGGTCAGCGGGACGATGGGCTGGCTGCTCGCGATGCTGGCCCAGGACGTCGGCTACCCGGTCGCGGCCGGCGGCTCGTCGATGTTCTCCGGCGCGCTGGTACGGCGGGCCGAGCGGGCCGGGGCGCTACTGGTCGCGAACATGCCGGTCTCCGGCGTCGACGTCTCCGGCGGCCGCGCAACCGCCGTACGGACGGCCTCCGGTGAGACGGTCGCGGTGCAGCGGGCGGTGATCGCGGACACGTCCGCGCCGGTGCTGTACGGCGACTTGTTGCCGGAGGCACTCATTCCGGGCGGGCTGCGGCGCGATCTGGACGAGCGGTTCGAGTGGGATTATCCGACCGTCAAGCTGAACTTCCGGCTGAGCGGGCCGATCCCGTGGCTGTCCGCGGAGGCGCGCTCCGCGAGTGTGGTGCACCTCGGCGGGACGGCCGACGAGCTGGTGCACCTGTCCGCGGACCTGGACACCGGGCGGGTGCCGTCGCAGCCGTTCCTGTTGATCGGCCAGACGACGAAGTCGGATCCGTCGCGGTCGCCGGAGGGGACCGAGGCGGTCTGGGCGTACGCCCACCTTCCGCGCGGCGTCGCGGACGACGCGTCGGCGGAGAAGCTGGCCGGCCGGATGGAGCGTGCGATCGAGCGGTTCGCACCCGGCTTCGGCGACCTGGTCATCGACCGGGATCTGCAGCGGCCGTCCGCGCTCGAGTCGGGGAACGCCGCGCTCGGCCTCGGCGCCGTCGGCGGTGGCACGATGCAGCTCCAGCAGCAGCTGATCTTCCGGCCGACGATCGGTCTGGGCAGCGCCCGCACGTTCGTCGACGGCCTGTATCTGGGCAGCTCCGCGATCCACCCCGGCGGCGGCGTGCACGGTGCCTGCGGCCACCTCGCCGCGCGCACCGCGCTCCGCGACGCCTCCCTCTTGGGTCCCCTCACCCGCAAACTCCCCGCCGCCACCCTCCGCCACCTCCAACGGTGA
- a CDS encoding aldolase/citrate lyase family protein: MLTALYVPANRPDRFAKAVAARPDLVVFDLEDAVPVTDKADARGWAVAWVAANAHGPVEIRVNALTSPWIEDDLAAIANMPTVRLRVPKVESAADVRAVLDKVPSARITALIESPLGVERAFEIATADARVVGVALGEADLSSALGVEGAAGLAWARGRLVSASRAAGLGAPMMSVFPHVDDVPGLRRTSLEGRLLGFVGRTAIHPRQLPTIVEAFTPTAVEVAEAEALLEAVEKAGVSDGGVLVLPDGRMVDPAMIGRAREITTLMREIESRAG; encoded by the coding sequence GTGCTGACCGCACTGTATGTACCGGCCAACCGGCCGGACCGGTTCGCGAAGGCCGTCGCGGCGCGCCCCGACCTGGTGGTGTTCGATCTCGAGGACGCGGTGCCGGTCACCGACAAGGCGGACGCGCGCGGCTGGGCGGTCGCCTGGGTCGCCGCGAACGCGCACGGGCCGGTCGAGATCCGGGTGAACGCGTTGACGTCGCCCTGGATCGAGGACGACCTGGCCGCGATCGCGAACATGCCGACGGTGCGCCTGCGGGTGCCGAAGGTGGAGAGCGCGGCCGATGTCCGGGCCGTCCTCGACAAGGTGCCGTCGGCAAGGATCACCGCGCTGATCGAGTCGCCGCTGGGTGTCGAGCGAGCGTTCGAGATCGCCACCGCCGATGCGCGCGTGGTCGGGGTCGCGCTCGGCGAGGCGGATCTGTCGAGCGCGCTCGGCGTCGAGGGTGCGGCCGGGCTCGCCTGGGCCCGCGGACGGCTGGTCTCGGCCTCCCGCGCGGCCGGACTGGGCGCGCCGATGATGTCGGTGTTCCCGCATGTCGACGATGTGCCGGGTCTGCGCCGTACGTCGCTGGAGGGAAGGCTGCTCGGGTTCGTGGGCCGGACGGCGATCCATCCGCGGCAGCTCCCGACCATCGTCGAGGCGTTCACACCGACCGCGGTGGAGGTCGCCGAGGCCGAGGCGCTGCTGGAGGCGGTCGAGAAGGCCGGTGTCTCCGACGGCGGCGTGCTCGTACTACCCGACGGCCGGATGGTCGACCCGGCGATGATCGGCCGCGCGCGCGAGATCACCACCCTGATGCGGGAGATCGAGTCCCGGGCCGGTTAG
- a CDS encoding CaiB/BaiF CoA transferase family protein produces the protein MRPAALDGVKVLEAATLFAGPLAATFLGDFGADVTKIEHPSRPDAARTHGASKDGVGLWFKTLGRNKRLATLDLSRGRDVFLELVRQNDVLVENFRPGTLERWGLGPDVLLEANPRLVIARVTAFGQVGPWSRRPGFGSLAEAMSGFAAVTGEPDGPPTLPPFGLADGITALATAYAVLVALRERDRSGAGQVIDMAIIEPILMMLGGGITAYQQTGYVQPRLGNRSSNNAPRNVYRTADGRWVAVSTSSQSIAERVVTLVGRADLVAQPWFATGRERAQHADELDEAVGSWIAQRPLDEVMAEFEKAEAAVGPVHDIRGIMSDPQYGALGTIVSVDDDELGGPVQMQNVLFRLSESPGEIKWAGRQHGADTDEVLAEIGVTPDQLAALRAAGVV, from the coding sequence ATGAGACCTGCCGCCCTCGACGGTGTGAAGGTCCTGGAGGCGGCGACCCTGTTCGCGGGGCCGCTGGCGGCGACCTTCCTCGGTGACTTCGGCGCCGACGTCACGAAGATCGAGCACCCGTCCCGTCCGGACGCCGCGCGTACGCACGGCGCCTCGAAGGACGGGGTCGGGCTGTGGTTCAAGACCCTCGGCCGGAACAAGCGGCTCGCGACGCTGGACCTGTCGCGCGGCCGGGACGTGTTCCTCGAGCTGGTCAGGCAGAACGACGTCCTGGTCGAGAACTTCCGGCCCGGCACGCTGGAGCGCTGGGGTCTCGGGCCGGACGTACTGCTGGAGGCCAATCCGCGGCTGGTGATCGCGCGGGTGACGGCGTTCGGGCAGGTCGGGCCGTGGTCGCGGCGGCCCGGGTTCGGGTCGCTGGCCGAGGCGATGAGCGGGTTCGCAGCGGTCACCGGTGAGCCGGACGGCCCGCCGACACTGCCGCCGTTCGGCCTCGCGGACGGGATCACCGCGCTCGCGACGGCGTACGCCGTGCTCGTGGCGCTGCGCGAGCGGGACCGGTCCGGCGCGGGACAGGTGATCGACATGGCGATCATCGAGCCGATCCTGATGATGCTCGGCGGCGGCATCACGGCGTACCAGCAGACCGGGTACGTGCAGCCGCGGCTCGGGAACCGCTCGTCGAACAACGCCCCGCGGAACGTGTACCGGACTGCGGACGGCCGGTGGGTCGCGGTGTCGACGAGCTCGCAGAGCATCGCCGAGCGGGTGGTGACGCTCGTCGGGCGCGCGGACCTGGTCGCGCAGCCGTGGTTCGCGACCGGGCGCGAGCGCGCCCAGCACGCCGACGAGTTGGACGAGGCGGTCGGGTCGTGGATCGCGCAGCGGCCGCTCGACGAGGTGATGGCCGAGTTCGAGAAGGCCGAGGCCGCGGTCGGGCCGGTGCACGACATCCGCGGGATCATGAGCGATCCGCAGTACGGCGCGCTCGGGACGATCGTCAGCGTGGACGACGACGAGCTGGGCGGGCCGGTGCAGATGCAGAACGTGCTGTTTCGGCTGTCGGAGTCGCCGGGGGAGATCAAGTGGGCCGGCCGCCAGCACGGCGCCGACACCGACGAGGTGCTCGCCGAGATCGGCGTCACGCCCGACCAGCTCGCGGCGCTGCGGGCAGCAGGAGTGGTGTGA
- a CDS encoding ADP-ribosylglycohydrolase family protein has product MRLTWVQPEDLLPHQLVQARSEGVDVTDVQARWLAAGGTTDAPVSGASDEPATPALRALARELLDVLDARTGEWREPAIPALPGLPGPPGPGDLEARTLNAWLGRMAGNLLGKPVEKIPREGIREILTSSGQWPLTQYITAVGVPDEVQQRWPWNRRSKVNSLREVIDGMPEDDDINFAILALVMMERFGRGLTTEDVAQSWLGDLPAGRVFTAERVAYRNLLEGVEPARAAVVGNPFREWIGAQIRTDAYGWANPGDRTAAARLALVDARLSHTGAGVDGALWVAAMSAAALVLDDPVAAAVSGLDVINDQGAIARAVRFGLTLADAGLDDALDALHAEYGDLHWVHAVNNTALTAYALTAPDFTTAIGRAVMGGWDTDSAGATVGAVFGATRGVPAEWSAPLDNRVTTSLPGMNQIAIDELARRTVEVARGGA; this is encoded by the coding sequence ATGAGATTGACCTGGGTGCAGCCGGAGGACCTTCTGCCGCACCAATTGGTCCAGGCGCGGTCGGAGGGGGTCGACGTCACCGACGTCCAGGCCCGTTGGCTGGCCGCCGGGGGTACGACGGACGCGCCCGTGTCCGGTGCCTCCGACGAGCCGGCGACGCCCGCGCTGCGTGCACTGGCCCGCGAGCTGCTCGACGTGCTCGACGCCAGGACAGGGGAATGGCGTGAGCCCGCGATCCCGGCGCTGCCAGGGCTGCCAGGGCCGCCAGGTCCGGGCGATCTCGAGGCCCGGACGCTGAACGCGTGGCTCGGCCGGATGGCCGGCAACCTGCTCGGCAAGCCCGTGGAGAAGATTCCGCGGGAGGGCATCCGGGAGATCCTGACGAGCTCGGGTCAGTGGCCGTTGACGCAGTACATCACCGCCGTCGGCGTGCCGGACGAGGTCCAGCAGCGCTGGCCGTGGAACCGGCGGTCCAAGGTGAACAGCCTGCGCGAGGTCATCGACGGCATGCCCGAGGACGACGACATCAACTTCGCGATCCTCGCGCTGGTGATGATGGAGCGGTTCGGGCGCGGGCTGACCACCGAGGACGTGGCACAGAGCTGGCTCGGTGACCTGCCGGCCGGTCGCGTCTTCACCGCCGAGCGGGTCGCCTACCGCAACCTTCTCGAGGGCGTCGAGCCGGCCCGCGCGGCCGTCGTCGGCAACCCGTTCCGCGAGTGGATCGGCGCACAGATCCGGACCGACGCCTACGGCTGGGCGAACCCGGGTGACCGTACGGCGGCCGCGCGGCTCGCGCTCGTCGACGCCCGGCTCAGTCACACCGGCGCCGGTGTCGACGGTGCGCTCTGGGTCGCCGCGATGTCGGCCGCGGCCCTCGTCCTCGACGATCCCGTCGCCGCGGCCGTCTCCGGCCTCGACGTGATCAATGATCAGGGCGCGATCGCCCGCGCGGTCCGGTTCGGGCTCACCCTCGCGGACGCCGGGCTGGACGACGCCCTCGACGCCTTGCATGCGGAGTACGGCGACCTGCACTGGGTGCACGCGGTGAACAACACCGCACTCACCGCGTACGCGCTGACCGCCCCGGATTTCACCACCGCGATCGGTCGCGCGGTGATGGGCGGCTGGGACACCGACTCGGCCGGTGCCACCGTGGGCGCGGTTTTTGGCGCGACGCGCGGGGTTCCGGCAGAGTGGTCGGCACCACTGGACAACCGGGTGACCACAAGCCTCCCGGGAATGAACCAGATCGCGATCGACGAACTGGCGCGGCGGACTGTGGAGGTGGCCCGGGGTGGAGCCTGA
- a CDS encoding PfkB family carbohydrate kinase — protein MEPDVVSEVVVVGSANVDLVLPVQRIPRPGETVLAGAMTRGPGGKGANQAVASARAGARTAMVVALGDDDGGVLLRDALDGVDLSLATTSDAPTGTAIITVEESGENSIVVAPGANGELTLSADALAAIGKAKIVLSQLEIPFPTVQAAAAASAYFILNAAPAAELSDDLLAEVDLLVVNETEAEAIAGPDRSALLKKVPAVVVTLGGAGAVILTRDTDEIAVPGVPVEVVDTTAAGDTFCGVLAASLVAASANDSITASDLTNAVRRANVAASLSVQAAGAISSVPHGDAIDARHAEVYL, from the coding sequence GTGGAGCCTGATGTCGTATCTGAGGTTGTCGTCGTCGGCAGTGCGAACGTGGATCTGGTGCTGCCGGTCCAGCGCATCCCGCGACCGGGAGAAACGGTCCTGGCGGGCGCGATGACCCGCGGTCCGGGCGGTAAGGGCGCGAACCAGGCCGTGGCGTCGGCGCGCGCGGGCGCGCGGACGGCGATGGTCGTTGCGCTCGGCGACGACGACGGCGGCGTCCTGCTGCGGGACGCGCTCGACGGCGTGGACCTGTCCCTGGCGACGACGAGCGACGCCCCGACCGGTACGGCGATCATCACGGTCGAGGAGAGCGGCGAGAACTCGATCGTCGTCGCCCCCGGCGCGAACGGCGAGCTGACCCTGTCCGCCGACGCGCTGGCCGCGATCGGAAAGGCGAAAATCGTCCTTTCCCAACTGGAGATCCCGTTCCCGACGGTGCAGGCCGCGGCGGCCGCGTCGGCGTACTTCATCCTGAACGCGGCCCCGGCCGCCGAACTGTCCGACGACCTGCTGGCCGAGGTCGACCTGCTGGTGGTGAACGAGACCGAGGCCGAGGCGATCGCCGGGCCGGACCGGTCCGCGCTGCTGAAGAAGGTGCCCGCGGTGGTCGTCACGCTCGGTGGGGCGGGAGCGGTGATCCTGACCCGGGACACCGACGAGATCGCGGTGCCCGGCGTACCTGTGGAGGTCGTCGACACGACGGCTGCCGGAGATACATTCTGTGGAGTGCTGGCAGCGAGTTTGGTTGCCGCCTCAGCTAACGACTCGATCACGGCAAGCGACCTGACGAACGCGGTCCGACGCGCTAACGTTGCTGCTTCATTGAGTGTTCAGGCCGCGGGGGCGATTTCCTCGGTGCCTCACGGGGATGCAATCGACGCGCGTCATGCGGAGGTATACCTGTGA
- a CDS encoding TIGR03668 family PPOX class F420-dependent oxidoreductase codes for MKLDEAECRARVAAARVARLGTVGSDLRPHLVPVTYAVHGDELFVAVDHKPKSTTALKRLANIAAHERVAVLVDEYDEDWTHLWWVRVDGVARVLDTHAEAVELLVAKYPQYDSDPPQGPVITVRVDGWSGWAYQGEGD; via the coding sequence GTGAAACTCGACGAAGCAGAGTGCAGGGCTCGGGTGGCGGCCGCCCGGGTGGCGCGGTTGGGGACCGTGGGCTCTGACCTGCGGCCGCATCTGGTGCCGGTGACGTACGCCGTACACGGTGACGAACTCTTCGTCGCCGTGGATCACAAGCCGAAGTCGACCACCGCGTTGAAGCGGTTGGCGAACATCGCGGCGCACGAGCGGGTCGCCGTCCTGGTAGACGAGTACGACGAGGACTGGACGCATCTGTGGTGGGTCCGGGTCGACGGGGTCGCGCGGGTGCTGGACACGCACGCGGAGGCAGTGGAGCTGCTCGTGGCGAAGTACCCGCAGTACGACAGCGATCCGCCGCAGGGACCGGTGATCACGGTTCGGGTCGACGGCTGGTCGGGGTGGGCGTACCAAGGTGAGGGGGACTGA